The nucleotide sequence GCCAGCAACTGCCAAGTCTAACTTCAGGGATAGGCAACGCTGCTAGCAATGCCGTGGGAAGTGGGAGGGCCAGCGCTTTCCCAGTTGTGACGCTGACCCTTTGAAATCCTTCCCCTAGAGACATCTAACCGGCTTCTCCTTCTGAGAAGCCTTTAAGAAGCACATAAATGAGCTTTATCTTCTTTTCTTGCAACAGGCACCTGAAATGTGTTTTCTTCAACACGGAGGCAATTCGTGACCGTTCATATTTCGTTTCTTTTTGTTGCAGTTTTAACTTCATGGTCTGAACAACAGCAAGGCACCCAGTAGTTTCAGTAGCATTATGCAGATTTTAggcaggggttgttgttgttgttgttttggtaacAGCAATATTTGAAGACTTAAAACGCCCTCGGAAGTTACATTTTGCGATTCTCCTGGGGGTCACCGCAAACGGGCTGCCTAGAACACTGAACCCACAGATTTGGGACACCATCCTGCCAGTGGAAACGTCTACCGAAAAGAGATGGTGGGAGCCAGGCAGATGAATGGCCTTCACACAGGAAAATACCCCCGATGGAGGAAGCCCCAGACTGTCACATGACTAGTGAAGCAAGAACCACATATTTCAAACATGAATTTAGCAAGAGTCATGCTCACTAGGGAACCAGCTCTTGTGAGGTGCTGAGTAGAGGTGACATCCTCTGTTCATAAAAATTCTGGCATCTAAGGATAAGCCCCAGACCATGTCCAGAGTTCCAATGTTCCAATGGGGAAGAagtcttcaaaaaaaaaagtttagaacaaAGTGACCCCAGCAAAGCCTGTCCTTTATTAAGGTAATGCTACATTCCTTGTTCAAAGCCTGGACTGGTGCCTGGCACATTTGCCCTCAGCCTGGCCACCTAAGGCAGCAATGTCTAGATCTATACAATGCGCTATAATAAAAAGGTAGCTTGCCACTTACACAAGGGCAGTCTTGAAATCGTAATATTTGACTAGGGTGAAATAAGAGGCTGGCTGTCAACTGACCAGGTCACAGCTGCATCACATCAACAGTGAAAGCGTGAACCCGAACAACAATTTAGGACTCCCAAAAAATTTGGGAAGGCACCCAAATTAGTTATAAAAATGGACAAATCAATTTACATCACCAGCAGTTATCTTCATGGAaaattaaccccccccaaaaaaaaatcaaacatcacCAAGATGCCACTGAAATAAATCATTGTTGTTACGCAAACAcacacgtgcgcacacacacacacacccgacagAATATGTACAACCTTTAGTCAGTAAATCCCAGTCTTCCCACCCCACTTGTACCTGTATGGGAGCCTGGTCCATATTTATATGAACATCCACAGACGATCCATCGCTCTTTGGGAAGcggggttgggggagagaaaaggaagagacagagggggaggaaattaaagaaacaaacaaaaaatataggagcgggaggggagggagaggatggaagagaagagagaaataacaaaatggagcagaaagaaaagcaaggaaaTCCAGGAGAAAACAACACCACCATCAAACCACggcttccaccccacccctcaggGTCTCTTCTGACATTACACAGCACTTGCAAGATACTGTCCCATAGTACTGGCTGCACCGAGACTGGAGTCTGATTTTTCATGAGACAAACTTGGTCAAGACACACTGTTAAACCATATTCAAACATTACTTCCAAGTCTCCATCTGCCCAGGCAATCCAGATTCTGCACCACAGAAGGCAGGCATTGGAAATCATGACTTTCTTTGCTAGTCACAGGAACCAGCACTGAGGTATGGAGAACACACCGAAACCCTGCCTGCAAACTGACCATCCGATTCAGCTGCCCCTTGGCTTCTCAAGAGTTCATCAGGCGCTTTTAAGCTTAACTGTCACAGCCTTGAGGGctggaaatgtgtgttttgttacGAAGGAAACTGGGATTCTCAGGAAGCTGAACCTGGGGGCAAAGGCACATGATCTGCAGTCTCTGGGCTCTTGTGGGTTCACAGGTTATGCAAGCTGCAGCATTATCCCAAGCTGCACAAAGACGGTCAGAGGGAAGCAGATGCAAGCCTGACCAAAACTGGTtcatccctgtgtgtgtgtgtgtgtgtgtatgttttgaaAGGCGGGCATGCATGCACTTGGGCTGGAAGTAAGCCTCAAAAGGGAGTGTTTCTGAAGCTTAGGACCATGCTGCGAGGCACTGATCCACGTTACGTGGCGGAGCGAATAAATCATTTTGAAAGACCTCATTCGCCAGCCGGCCATCACACCACCGTTTGAAGTGCATTAACAAGCACGCGTAATTTCAGAAGTGGCCCTTGCCTTGCTTCATGGGTGGCCACTATCCTGTCACCATTGCCCAGAACCACCACCCTCCCTACGCCCCCTGCAAGCCCAGCTAAGGTCGTGCATGCTGCCCACACAAGCCAACAAGTCAGCTGCTCTGGGAATACAATGGAAGGTGCAAAGCCGGATAGGAATTTGTCCCCGATGAGACCCTGTAGAGACGTATAGGCAAGGTCGCCGCTTCTCATTCCGAAGACCAGACCTTTAGAGGTCTCTCCCAGGCAGCAGTAGAAAATGTTGCCGTGGCTactctaagtcagtgtttttcaaccttttttgggcaaaggcacacttgtttcatgaaaaaaatcacgaggcacaccaccattagaaaatgttaaaaaatttaattctgtgcctatatatataaagtaatttttccatttttcccacggcacaccaggcaacatctcgcggcacactagtgtgccgcggaacagtggttgaaaaacactgctctaagtgGTTCCCTTGCTGAATCCTGTCCCTTGCCCCCTCCCTCACCAGCTGCTTGCAAAAGGGCAAGAGGACCAGGCAGAAGGATGCATTCTCTCCTGCTGCATCACCAAGTGTCTGGGGTTAAGAAGGACAGCTCAGGTACAGCACAGCGCCCTCCGCCACTGACTGCATGCAAGAGCACCCAGCTACTAAGCCCCCACCACCGTGTTTGCCCCCCTCTCCACGTAGCGTTAACACCAGCAATCCCTCCCctttttattgtgggggggggagagcactaaAAGCATTACGGGGAGGCACGACACTCCCCCTTCCCCTGCATTGCAGCACCCTTTGGCTAAAACTCACTTGCGTGGGTGGCTGCGGGTCCATAATGCTTACTGGTAAGTTGAAGGTTCCCACCATGACGTAGCTGTTGGCATTGCGGTCGTGCACAGTTGGGCCCGTCACCCGGGGGCCTGCTCCGTTGTGAGGGACGGAGGACGAGCCGGCTCCAGAAGGGCCCCCCAAGGAGGGCGACTGTGTCTGAGGAGGCGCACGCTCCACCAGGTGGATGACTTTGCCCCCGACATCTGGCACGGAAGAGAGGACAAGCGTGAAGGTTTTGTCAAAAGGGCACTCGCCTTCTATCCTCCCGGCAACCCTCCAAAGCTGAGGGGTCAAAGAGCGGGTCTTGGGTTTCAACAAGGGTATCAGCACGGGCCTTCGCCTGGCATACTCACGCTCTTTGAGAAGCAGCTCTCTTTAGGGGTAAAGATGCACATTTCAGGGAAATGTACATAGGAAAAGCCCAGACAGCtcccttttttaaatgaaaagaactTTCACTGGGTGTATTTTAAGCAGAGAAGTGGCAGAGAGGGTGCCTAACTCTCTCCCCGCCGGTCGTTTTCTGCTTGACATTATCTACTCTCACGACTGTTCTGCCCTCATCCAGGCCCACACTGGATTTCAGATGCATGTTTACGAAGATAAAAACAGGCATGGGAACCTGCTaggcaaaacaacagcaacaacgaaGCACTGGAGCAGAAAACAGCTAAGCACCTCCCTCGCTGTTTAAGAATTACAGCCTCCTCAGGCAGTTTTacatgtgtttctttttaaattttgggGCTCTGATGCACACAGTGTGACTAACAGTAGCACACACTAGATCAGCCAGCAATTATGAGAGCCCTCCAAAGTAATTATGGAACAAGGAAATTATACAATGTTCCTATTCAATGCTAAGCTTGCTCAAGGGccttttctgggggggacgggggatGGCAGGAACCAGCCCTTTTCATTGTCCCTCACAACTTATCAGGCCCTCACAACCCTCACACCCCCCACTGGAATTTCCACTCACTGTATTCTCTCAACTTCTTGTCATCCTGAAGGACTCTCCCTTGATAGATGAGGCGCTGCTTTTCCGAGGGGATGCTGACTGAACCTGCAATGTGCTCCTTAAAATCCTTCACTGTGATCTACAAAGCAGAAACAATCGCACTGAGAAGATGTAGCAGGGCAACCCTCCACCCCTCATCAGTCCATGGCCTCTGCTCCATGTCAGTATTAGTCAAATAAATAACAAACCCTCCAGGGAGTATACAACTTCTGTAAAGTACTAACACACTGTTACTACATGAGTGACAGTGGCAAAAAAAACCCTATCCAACTACCCTAAATGATCCAACACAATACCAATAGAGTTccacaggcaccccccccccaaatctgctgcagAGGATACCCTGGTCCCCAGCAGCTGATTATGAAGATGTGCGAAGGGCTGGAGGAGACAGCAGAAGAATTTCTGCTGTGCTCATGGAAACTAGTTGCACCAGCAGTGCTGTGGCACTGGATATGGCCTTATCACAGGATTAAAAACTACCCGGGACACTCTGGAACTGAGCTTAAGATGGCCATTCCGGAAAGGAAGAATGCAATGTGAAATGGGTCGCTAAAAATTAATCCAAAAGTTTGATGCCATCGCTTGTGGGTTGAATCGAGACAGGATTTTTCACCACACTACATGTGATGCCAGAATATCTACGCCCCTCTTAAAATAATGGAGTATGTGGAAACTGCTAGGCTAATGGGGAAGATTAGACAACTGGGGAATGAaacttttgaaaaagaatggggaatttTTTTGGATTATATTGAAAAGATTTGTTGAACATTGAACTATGGAGATAGACCTTGCAGCGTGAGTAAAAGTAATTAAAGTGGAGACTATAAGGAAGTTGTAATGTAAGAAAGAAACTGTATATTTAGAAATGAGTATACCGTACTACTAAATTAAGTGGTGAAAGTATGGAAAATGAAGGAGAAAGGGAGTGAAATAAGAAGGACAATGCGAAAAATAAATGCTTTATTTAAAGAAGACAGCAGAAGGAAAATTGGAAGTCAAGTTATGGAACAATGTGTAttagtatgtatatatatatgtatatgataaaaaaatcaataaaaatacttgagggggggggaaagaatatCTACACCCCTCTTTTTTAATTCTCCAGAGGCCTCCCGGCTAGTGTTTCCCAACCTACCAGCCCCTGCCACTTCTGGGTCAGCAACTGGGCCTGGGGATCCTCAGTTGTTCCTCCAAGGCATGAGCCCTCCAGATCCCACCCCCCAGTAGATACCAGAGCACCTTAATAGTTACCCCTCGCTACCCTCCCACCTTCTGGCTGCAACCCCAGCTAAGGGCTTCTCACCTCTTCTTCCACTGTGAAAGTCCTTGTCTGAGAGTCCAAGGTTTTAACCATCACCTCAAGGTTCTCTGGCTCCGCCATGACGCCGCCTCAAATTCTTCCTTAGCTACTCCTGCAAGAAGGGGAAACATAGCAATCCGATTCTTGGCGATTGTAACCAAAGAAGTACAATTGTGAAggcatcaaaaacaaaacaggcttaGGAAGGGGTGCCTTTCCCGAATAGATCTTCAGCTGCTGGGTGTGGTTTTTAAaggtaacatacaaaaatatccACACAGAACAATGCTGGCTATATAATATTAAAGAGTACAGCTTTAAGTATGTGCAATAATACAATTTATATGTAAAAAAGGAAGATAAAGTGATTTCAAACTGTAAGACAAtgtaaataaaagaagcaataaaaatacgaTTAAAAATCTAACAGCATCTAGCAGTGTATTACAACTGCTACAACCATTAAGCGGTCcatcaagaccctcagcaattttcaagtggtccatggggtagggagtttgagaaccaatggACAAACATCATTTTGTCACATACATAGCATACCCTTAACTGGCAGATTGCAAGAAGTAGAGCCTCTGACATTTCTAAGCAAAGCTCTACTTGCTCTACTTTGTGCTACATTTGAactttgcacacacaaacaaacaaaaaatgtaagACCAAGTAGTTTTGGCTGTACACCCATGTATGCATCTCTCCCTTTTCAAGGATAACCCTTCATGCATCTGATTAACTGGGCTCTAGTTCAcaagttgtctttgtccatggagttttcttggcagggatactggagtggcttgccagttccttctccaggtggatcacatttagtcaaaactctccactatgacctgcccatcttgggtggccctgtacggcatagctcatagtttctctgagttattcaagccccttcgccacgacaaggcagtgatccatgaagggttccatgatcactgcagatggtgacagcagtcacaaaattaaaagacacctgcttcttgggagaaaagcaatgacaaatagacagcatcttaaaaagcagagacaccaccttgccgacaaaggtccgtatagtgaaagctatggttttcccagtagtaatgtatggaagtgagagctggaccgtaaagaaggctgatcgccaaagaattgatgcttttgaattatggtgctggaggagactcttgagagtcccacggactgcaaaaagatcaaacctatccattctgaagcatatcagccctgagtgctcactggaaggacaggtccggaagctgaggctccagtactttggccacctcatgagaagagaagactccatggaaaagaccctgatgctgggaaagattgagggcacaaggagaaggggatgacagaggacaaggtggttggacagtgttctcaaggctaccaacatgagtctgaccaaactgcggaggcagtgaaagacaggcgtgcctggcatgctctggtccatggggtcacgaagagtcagacacgactgaacgactgaacaacaagtccaCAAGTGCTTATACCACAATGAATCTGTATGTTCTGTTGTCTTTGCCCTTCCTTTTGTGACACCACTCACCCCTACTGGCTTACTTATTACTGATACATATGTCTTGACTGGCTTAACAAAAGGTACGTGCACTCTGCATTCTAAGTATTTTGTTTCCATGTCTACCAAAACATTATCATCACTTGCGTTCTCTGCAACAATAGCACGTGGAACGACATACAAAGTATAAAGTGCAAAATTCCAAGCTGGACAAGTATTAACCACTCTCGGGTTttattgcaggcttcctcaaccacgcccctccagatgtttttggcctacaactcccatgatccctagctagcaggaccagtggtcaggggtgatgggaattgtagtctcaaaacatccggaaggccgaggttgaggaagcctgttttattgCATGCCTTGGGACTGAAAAGGAAGAAATGTCCCTCAAAAGTTGCAGTGTGTTTCTAGCCCTCCTGCActaggttccactgtacaagacTGTGCTGAAAGTACATCTCTCTTCTTCAGGAGGCAGGGGGTACCACTAACACCTGTACAAGCTTTACAGGAGTCCACAATGCTTACCAACCCACCAATCTACATATGAGTATGTTAGACATTTGTGacctaaaagaaagaagaaatcaatTTGCTTCCTTGTCTGGTGACCTGGAACAAATTCTAACTTTTTACGTATTTATAAAATttctataccgtccttcatccaaagaaaCAAGAAATGTTATGAATTCCTATGAGGAAGCATAAGAAACCCATTGGCcatgataaaaaacaaaacagcacatgTAGACTGCAACTGAGCACATTCGTTTGGAAGTACATTGAAATCAACAGCCTTACTGCTATATTAACATGACGAGGATTCAACCTTGGTTCTGCCTAACATGGTGCTAACCTTAGGTTTCCAAAGACTGATaatgtcccccccacacacacacacacacacaaagaaagaccACTCAGGCTCCTTTAGCCTTTCACTCTCCTTTCTGTACCATTTATAAAGCATCCCACAAGCAACAATCCCTCTTCCAGGAAGGATTACAGTTCAAATACCTGCTCAGCAATGAAGATCATTGCACAGTATTATGTGCATAGCCTTATGTGCACCTAAGATAAATATTTTAGGACCAACCCTATTCTCATGATTGTAATCTGTATTaactgttttaatgtatttttaaattgggatctcatggtgaaaggcaggtaataaatcaaatacagtggtaccttggtttacaaccataatccgttctggaggtccgttcgtaaaacaaaacaggttgtaacccaaggcgcgctttggccaatggggcctccaaatttTTTTGTTCATAAtccaaaaaaatgggttgtaatccaaaaaaagattgcaaaccaggacacacaCTTCCAGATTTGATATGTTTGTAATTCAAAACGTACAcaaaccaagacgtatgcaaaccaaggtaccactgtaataataatagtgcAAGTCACAGTCTCTTAACTTATCCTGAGATCCTGGAAAAAGAGCTATGACCTTTCCTCACTTCATCTCTACCTGCCTGACCTTTTTTATTTATCAGACTTATGTATATTCCATCATGTGGACTCAGAGCGTGTTACAGCAAGCTTTCCAAGAGAGATGTTGTTGTGGTCAATAGGCTCACAATCTAAGTAAATTAGGGTTAAAGATAAGTAACATgcattaaaaacagcattttataaACAAGTAGAAGTTTAATTTAGGAACTTAATTTTATCCAACGCCCCAAACAAAAGATGGATAACCTAACTGTCCTCCAGGGTACAAAACAGAAATTGGCAAGTCTCTCATACAACTTGAAAACGGCTAGccgctattttatttatttaagcttttTCATCCATCTCCAAAAGAAGCTTACAAAGCATTGGGTACTTGCTCACCCCTATATGCATCAACTTTTATTTGCTTTCAGGCTCATGAAACCTGGCAGTCTTTGCTCCTAAAAGTTACAGAGTTCTTGTAACTACTAGCTGGGGAGCCAAACCCAATCTAGTCACCTTCTTTCAAGAGGTGCTGGGCTGTGGCACGtacaaggcaatttacaaaggGAACCTGGAACGCCACCAACTGATACCACAGTTAGCAAAGGAAAAAGAGCAGTGCATGTGATCCAGCCACTTACAGGGAAATCCTCACACCAGCAGAACCCCTCCCTGCCATCCCTTGGTTACATACAGCAGCACAATAAGCTGAAAGAGATGTCAGATCTCAGGGCTTGACCTTAAGTTTCTTGGCCTCCTTTCTCAAGAGGATTGTGTGACGTCGCAGGGAAAGGAGCCTGGTTCAAGAAACACAGGCTAATTTCTACCTGGCTTGAGTGCTTTTTCTCCATTAGTTTGCGACGGAACCTACATAAACGGAGTCCATCCTCACAGAACTATCCCTTGCTTCACCTCACACCCCCAAGGATCCACACACATGCAGGCCGCAGGATCTGGTCCTCAGGAGACCTGGCAACTATGTATCCTAGTGCCACCACCCAGAGCTTGCCAGCCATAGGAAGCAGAAACAtcctcccttctttttccttctcctcctcctcgcccccccTTAATATGCTGAGCCACAAATTTATTTTTCAAACCTGCCCTCCGTCCTTTCCGCTTCACGTCCGAGAGGGAGCCAATTCCAGCACAAAACTCCTACTTCCGCTCAAATGCAAGGACACTTCCGGTCAAACAAACGACCGTCCAGAAGTCGAGCCACTGACGCACCATAGAGATAGTAATGGGGGGAATGAAGAcgagtcgtcgtcgtcccccgccACGATCGTCTCTAAATTAATGAGCTGGCTTTTCACTCTTAACGTCCAACGCAAATGATAATGATACAGACACCGTCAGAACAGAGATGCCGAGTGGCTAAGCAACGCCATTACGCGAAGGCTTTGTGCCGCAGCTTCTATACAACTCTATACTTTTCTAGCTCTACGCAACTCACTTGCCTCTCTCCCAAGATGGCGGCACTTCCGCTTCCCTCGGCGAccagagggaaaggagggggtGGTCTACGGGATTACCGGAATCTTCCCGCTTCGTGTTCCTTCTCACGAAATTCCTTTCTGCCTCCCCCGCACCCCTCCGGGACTACAAAACTCTGAAGCGGCCGTTGGTGACGAAACCGCCGCCGGCCTCGCGCCTGGAGTGTCTCCTTCCTCCTGCGCCGTCGCGTTCCCCGGCTACTCTCTACAACGCATGCGCTAGCGGCCCGCCAGGACTATTTAAGTCTTGCTCTTCCGTTCCCGGCGTATAGCTGACTATAAAGAGTGCCTgatttactttactttacttgcAAGCGGTCTCCATGACCGCCTTCACGGTTCTGGTTCCCTCATTCCATATTTTGGGTCAGGATGTGCTTTAAAACAAATCCTCGTATCTGAATGGAGGCTTTTCTGCTCCTAAATAAATGCTTAAAAGAGCGAAGTGGGAGAAGCTTAATAACCTCACGCCTGCGCCCTGCTTTCCTGACGTCAGTACGTTACCCTTATGACGCATTTCCGCCTCATCAAGCGCCTGGCCGTGAACGGTAACTTCTgaagaagtcaaaacaaaacaaaataaaaaattcattccagtagcaccttagaggccaactaagtttgttcttggtatgagctttcgtgtgcatctgaagaagtgtgcatgcagacgaaagctcataccaagttggtctctaaggtgctactggaatgattttttttattttgtttcataaaagGAAGTGAAGCCCGCTGCGGAGTTTGAAGTTGGCGCAGGACAAACAGCCTTTGGTGAATCCAGTTTACCTGCCATGTTGGTTACAGGCACGGGAAGTTGCGTTGTTCGCCATGTTTGTTTAGGGCATGCTTCCCTTGTAACCCGAAAACCAATCCTGTCGCCGCCATTTTTGTTTACCCTGTTTCCTAGCAACAGTTTCCAAACTGATCAAAATCCCATTTAACTCGTTAAATTCACTTGGGAATTACTTCTGTCTAGGCACGGTTGGAATTCTCCTGTGTGTGAATGTAATGCAGGAAGTCCAAAATATGGGACGCACACACAGGCAGTCCTTGCTTATTATCCCATAACCAATGGAAAGCACCAATATCCTTTTTCATTGGGATAACATGAATGTCTTTaggggaacaaaataaaataaaaaattccttccagtagcaccttagagaccaactaagttagttcttggtatgagctttcgtgtgcatgcacacttcttcagttatctGAAAAACTTTGCGAGGGCACAACACCAACGTCAGAGCCATTGTCTTTCACCCCAAGGCAACCATCTTCCTGGACAAGAAGGATGTCAACCTGGCTTCATGTGCTGTGAATGGCTCTGTCAAACTCTGGAGTCTTGAAAGTGATGAACCAGTGGCTGACATCGAGGGACACAAAGCGAGAGTAGCCCGGGTGATATGGCATCCCTCTCGCAGGTTTCTGGGCACCACCTGCTATGACCACTCTTGGCGCCTGTGGGACCTGGAGGCTCAGGTGGAGTTCTTGCACGAGGAGGGGCACAGCAAAGGAGTCTATGACATCGCCTTCCATGTTGACTGCTCTCTTTCTGCCACTGGTAGCCTTGATGAATTTGGCCGCTTGTGGGATCTGCGGACAGGGCATTGTATCATGTTTTTGGAGGGTCATCTCAAGGAGATCTGTGGGATCAACTTTTCTCCTAATGGGTACCACATTGCCACTGGCAGCGGCGACAACTTTCTCCGCCAGAGAAAGTGCATCTACACCATCCCTGCCCATCAGAACCTGGTGACAGGGGTGAAGTTTGAACCAAATCATGGCAACTTcttgcttgagagccagtgtggtgtagtggttaagagcggtagactcgtaatctggggaaccgggttcgcgtctccgctcctccac is from Lacerta agilis isolate rLacAgi1 chromosome 2, rLacAgi1.pri, whole genome shotgun sequence and encodes:
- the LOC117042404 gene encoding U4/U6 small nuclear ribonucleoprotein Prp4-like, translated to MTHFRLIKRLAVNALRGHNTNVRAIVFHPKATIFLDKKDVNLASCAVNGSVKLWSLESDEPVADIEGHKARVARVIWHPSRRFLGTTCYDHSWRLWDLEAQVEFLHEEGHSKGVYDIAFHVDCSLSATGSLDEFGRLWDLRTGHCIMFLEGHLKEICGINFSPNGYHIATGSGDNFLRQRKCIYTIPAHQNLVTGVKFEPNHGNFLLESQCGQVGKVMGLDISMDGQLIATCSYDRTFKLWMAE